A single window of Gossypium hirsutum isolate 1008001.06 chromosome A10, Gossypium_hirsutum_v2.1, whole genome shotgun sequence DNA harbors:
- the LOC107896915 gene encoding flowering time control protein FPA, whose amino-acid sequence MRPPMNPHKLGKESEESATPSNHLWVGNLSGETVDSDLMELFNKFGALDSVTTYSSRSYAFVYFKRVEDAKAAKDALQGATLHGNQIKIEFARPAKPCKNLWVGGISQTISREELEEEFRKFGKIEDFKFLRDRNTAFVEYFRMEDASQAMISMKGKRIGGEQIRVDFLRSHPSRREQWPNSHDLRDGTFSGRMASSDVHSIAKRPYSQLGGRKVDGQPSKVLWVGYPPSVQIDEQMLHNAMILFGEIEKMKSFPSRHYAFVEFRSVEEARRAKEGLQGRLFNDPRITIMFSSSELAPGKEYGFDSGIKGPRPGMLFGDHPFRPSQMDSLGQNHPLLPNTVSGSLPSSGIFGSNVPIRSFSHQGSYDPLLSGQEYNDLSAKHNRRRLSPPVPSAQGFRPSPRQVSGSWDVYDVNQFQRDAKRSRIEAAMPVDDLAPVIGGGASGPFVNVQGKGRVSPTPGMATAGGPGLSPPDSDYIWRGIIAKGGTPVCHARCVPIGKGLETEIPEVVNCSARTGLDMLAKHYREAIGFDIVFFLPDSEDDFASYTEFLRYLGSKNRAGVAKFDDGTTLFLVPPSEFLTKVLNVLGPERLYGVVLKLAPQVPNAAPPLPNPPLLSQPDYSHLKEELPLQMEYRRVLHEDSKPPVRPFGQATMPSQPPNSSAALSQTGVALTPDLIASLASFLPTTSQSAAVGGVQPPLMTSTTESSSAHSVAPKGASAQIWNPDQQASEPVAPSFQHFNPSVPLSPVQHYSSISGTPIHSSAQKALGNTQFQESVISLPQQGAASSMPLNNFNTPSQSDRGGFSAPISQQYQPEVPPGMQKVCGMMHATDTSGLYGAPALQQPSNPNVLSNQVHGANVSHPQNVMQADRKNQELPSQAQPLQSVLSGSGQGTSDVEVDKNQRYQSTLQFAASLLLQIQQQQQQQQQTNTPDGQGTGS is encoded by the exons ATGCGGCCGCCGATGAATCCACATAAGCTAGGGAAAGAATCGGAGGAATCCGCAACCCCGTCGAACCATTTGTGGGTCGGAAATCTGTCGGGCGAGACGGTTGATTCGGATCTGATGGAGTTGTTCAACAAATTCGGCGCACTCGATAGCGTCACCACATACTCTTCTAGAAGCTACGCTTTTGTCTACTTTAAGCGCGTGGAAGATGCGAAGGCGGCGAAGGACGCTCTCCAAGGAGCCACCTTGCACGGAAACCAAATCAAGATTGAGTTCGCTCGACCG GCAAAACCTTGTAAGAATCTATGGGTTGGTGGAATTAGCCAAACTATTTCGAGGGAAGAATTGGAAGAAGAGTTTCGAAAGTTTGGTAAAATTGAAGATTTCAAGTTCCTTAGAGATCGTAATACCGCATTCGTTGAATATTTTAGAATGGAAGATGCTTCCCAGGCCATGATAAGCATGAAGGGCAAGCGAATAGGCGGTGAACAGATACGTGTTGATTTTTTGAGATCCCACCCTTCAAGAAGA GAGCAATGGCCTAATTCTCATGACCTTAGAGATGGCACTTTTTCTGGTAGGATGGCGTCTTCTGATGTCCATTCCATTGCAAAAAGACCA TATTCTCAATTAGGTGGCCGAAAAGTTGATGGTCAGCCTAGCAAAGTTTTGTGGGTAGGTTATCCTCCCTCTGTGCAAATTGATGAACAAATGCTTCATAATGCCATGATACTCTTTGGTGAGATCGAGAAAATGAAAAGCTTCCCTTCAAGACACTATGCCTTTGTGGAGTTTAGGAGTGTGGAGGAAGCTCGCCGTGCGAAGGAGGGTTTACAGGGTCGTTTATTTAATGATCCAAGGATTACTATTATGTTCTCAAGTAGTGAACTTGCTCCAGGGAAAGAATATGGCTTTGATTCAGGCATAAAGGGGCCAAGGCCTGGCATGCTGTTTGGTGACCATCCATTTAGGCCTTCACAAATGGACAGTCTTGGTCAAAATCATCCATTACTACCAAATACGGTCTCTGGATCATTACCATCTAGTGGCATTTTTGGATCAAATGTGCCGATCAGGTCTTTTAGTCATCAAGGTAGCTATGATCCTTTGCTTTCAGGTCAAGAATACAATGATTTGTCTGCAAAGCATAATCGGAGAAGGCTATCTCCTCCTGTTCCTTCTGCTCAAGGTTTTAGGCCTTCACCAAGACAAGTATCTGGTTCATGGGATGTTTATGATGTGAACCAATTTCAGAGAGATGCAAAACGTTCGAGGATAGAGGCTGCCATGCCTGTAGATGATCTTGCACCAGTGATTGGTGGGGGTGCTTCAGGTCCATTTGTGAATGTCCAGGGGAAGGGTCGTGTAAGTCCAACTCCTGGAATGGCCACTGCTGGTGGACCTGGACTGTCCCCTCCTGATAGTGATTACATATGGAGAGGCATTATTGCTAAGGGTGGAACGCCTGTTTGTCATGCTCGATGTGTTCCCATCGGAAAGGGGTTGGAGACAGAAAT TCCTGAAGTTGTTAACTGTTCAGCCAGAACAGGATTGGATATGCTTGCAAAACACTATCGTGAGGCTATTGGTTTCGATATTGTTTTCTTCTTACCAGACAGTGAAGACGATTTTGCATCGTACACTGAATTCCTTCGCTACCTTGGTTCAAAAAACAGAGCTGGTGTTGCTAAGTTCGATGATGGGACTACGTTATTTTTGGTTCCTCCATCTGAATTCTTAACAAAGGTTCTAAACGTTTTAGGACCTGAACGGCTCTATGGTGTTGTTTTAAAGTTGGCTCCACAGGTACCGAATGCTGCACCACCGCTACCGAATCCACCTCTTCTTTCTCAGCCCGATTATAGTCACTTGAAGGAAGAACTGCCCCTGCAGATGGAATATAGAAGGGTTCTGCACGAGGACTCCAAACCTCCTGTAAGACCATTTGGGCAAGCTACCATGCCAAGTCAACCACCCAATAGTTCGGCAGCACTATCACAAACTGGTGTTGCTTTAACACCTGATCTGATTGCTTCGCTAGCCTCCTTTCTCCCGACGACCTCGCAGTCTGCTGCTGTAGGAGGTGTTCAGCCTCCATTGATGACGTCAACTACAGAGTCTTCATCTGCTCATTCAGTAGCACCAAAAGGAGCTTCTGCACAAATTTGGAACCCGGACCAGCAAGCTTCTGAGCCTGTAGCCCCATCTTTCCAACACTTTAATCCTTCAGTACCATTGTCACCAGTTCAGCATTACTCCTCTATATCGGGTACACCCATCCATTCTTCTGCCCAAAAGGCCCTTGGCAACACTCAGTTTCAGGAGTCTGTCATTAGCTTGCCACAGCAAGGTGCTGCGTCATCAATGCCATTGAATAATTTCAATACCCCATCTCAAAGTGATCGTGGTGGATTCTCTGCCCCTATTAGCCAGCAGTATCAGCCTGAAGTTCCTCCCGGTATGCAGAAAGTCTGTGGAATGATGCATGCAACTGATACTTCTGGGTTGTACGGTGCACCAGCTCTTCAGCAGCCAAGCAATCCTAATGTTTTGTCTAATCAGGTTCATGGTGCTAATGTTTCCCATCCTCAAAATGTGATGCAAGCTGACAGAAAAAATCAGGAGCTTCCTAGTCAAGCACAGCCACTGCAATCCGTGCTTTCTGGATCTGGTCAGGGCACATCAGATGTGGAGGTTGATAAGAATCAGCGATACCAGTCAACTTTGCAATTTGCTGCTAGCTTGCTCCTCCAGATTCAGCAGCAGCAACAGCAACAGCAGCAGACAAATACTCCTGATGGACAAGGGACTGGGAGTTAA